CAATAACCTACCGGATGATTATGTAGATGAACCGGGAGCAGAAATCGGCAGGGTAACCAAAGGTTTTGCGATGGCAGTAAAATCAAAAGCATTGTTGTACGCAGCCAGTCGCTTACATAATCCATCTATGGATACCGAGTTGTGGAAGCAATCCGCCAAAGCATCACTGGATATCATCAATACAAGACTTTACTCTCTTGACGGTCAAGAAAGCGCCAATAACTTTCAATCAAAAGAGGTCGTACTGATGAGACTCAATACCGAAACGACGGACTTCGAGAGATATAATTTTCCTCTCCGTTTCACCTACGGAGCACGGACATCTATGATTGCTTACAGCAACTTCCCATCGCAGAATCTGGTGGACGCCTTTGAAACCGCCAACGGTTACAAAGTGACACTGGAAAACACCGGCTGGGCTTGCGATGACCCTGACTTCAATCCGCAAGCTCCTTATGAGAACCGTGACAAACGCTTTTATCGCACGATTCTTGCCAATGGGATGACATTTAAGGAAAGTACGATAGAAACTTTCAAAGGGGGTATCGATGACGGTATTGTGTCGGAAGGCGGTTCGCCCACCGGTTATTTCCTGCGCCGGTATATCCAGGAAGGTACCAGTTTTGAACCGGGCAAGGAGTCGGCCAACAAACACCATTGGGCAATCTACCGTTATGCGGAAACCTTGCTCACCTATGCAGAATCTATGGTTAACGCATTCAATGATGTCGACTATACCGATGAAACTTATACATATTCAGCATTGTGGGCTATCAACGAAGTAAGAAAGAATGCCGATATGCCGCTGCTCACCTCTATGGGAAAAGATGAGTTCATGGAGCGTCTGTATAACGAATGGCGTGTAGAGTTTGCTTTCGAGGATCACCGTTTTTGGGATATACGCAGATGGAAGATTGCTGATACTACCCAACGCGAACTGTACGGAGTAAAGATTGAGAAACGACAGAACGGTACGCTGAATTTTTATAAAAACCTTTATGAAAGCCGTACGTGGAGAGACTGTATGTATCTCTATCCGATACCTCAAAGCGAATTATATAAGAATACAAACTTGAGTCCTCAAAACACAGGATGGTAATTTATTGTCTAATCCAATATAAACTAAGATATATGAAAAAGTTATATAACAACACATTATTGCAACTGATTTTTGCATTGTGCACATTCAGTCTTGTAGCATGTCAGGAGTTCGATATCGACTCACAGCCGGAAGGCCCTCTCAACATCCAGATAGATGCTCTGGAGTCTTACACTGCTTTGGCTACTTCCCCAAGTAACATCGTTTTTAATATCAGTTCCAACACACCATGGACTATTGAAAGTGACCAACAGTGGTGCAAGCCTACTCCCTCTATGAGTGCGGCAAGTTCACTGGTTTCGGAGATTGTAGTAACGCTTGAAAATAATATAGGAAAGCAAAAGCGTACAGCCCGGCTGACTATCAAGGCGGAAGGCATCGAAGGAACTAAGGTGGTGAATATCGAACAGGCTTCGAAAGAAGATTTGGTGGTAATTCGTCCTACGGATATCGTTCCTACCGAAGGAGGCATGATTTCATTCAATATTATCTCCAACAAGCCATGGGAAATCATTACCACTACACAATTCCTCGAGAATATCGATAAAATGTCCGGTACGGGAAATGAGAACGGTGAAAAAGAGACTATCACCATTATTGTACCCCAAAATACAGGAGCGATAAGAAGTGCAGAAATGACCGTAAAAACTGCTTTCCAAGAGGAGACGTTTACTATTACGCAAGACGGTATTGTGATTGAGACCAAAAATGAAGAAGATGCCGTTAACACTATGAGCGGAGAAGGTGAAGAGAAAACCATAGAAATCAACTCTAGTGTAGAATGGAAAATAGAAATTCCGGCTGAATACAAAGAATGGCTGAGTGCAGAAGCAGACGGTAATCAGTTAAAACTTTCCACTACGTTTAACAACTTATTCGTCCCGCGTACCGGACACATCCTGTTGTATCCTAAGATGAATGTTCCGGGATTTGAAGGTGTACCTATTGAAGTGACACAACCCAGAAATATGTCTCTAAACAGAGGAGAGGAGACGGTTGATCCGGTGACAGGATATGCCACTATCCAAAGTACAGGTTCATCCAGATATGTAAATAATTTCGGACTTAGGAAAGGAAAAATCACCTGGGAATTTGACAAGATAGATATGCCGGACAGTAATTCCGCGTTTGATATGAACGGAGATACATGGTCGTTCGGTGACGGAACTAGTTACATCCACGCTTGGTTAAGGCCAGAATCTGCAAATCAAGCTTCTGAATTGTGGGCACAATGGGATTGGACAGATTCTGCTTTCAGACTGGAAAATTTTGGTCTAAGTATGAGTGATGTTAAATCAGTTGCCATAGAAGCCAAGGATGATCCGGAGAATGAAGGAAAAATATGCATTGTAATGTATGTCAATGGTAAAGAGGTAACACGTCATAGAGGAAAGCCTGACTATTATTCGGAGAATCCATCATTTGGCGGACATCAGTTCTATTTTGGATTTGAGATGGAAGCAGACCAAGTTTGTACGATGACATTCAAGTCTATCAACTTTGAATCCTATGAATAACACTAAAAACATAAAGTGAATATGAAATCAATTATACATAAAACAATATATCAGGCCTTACTTCTTTTAGCATTGCCTGCAACAGGTTTCCTATTGCAGAGCTGCGAAGAGGAAAAAGCAGAGAAGTGGGTAGACCTGCGCTATAGAGTAGAAGACTCTTACGTGGTTGAAGCCTCCAATCCGAAGCCGTTCTCTTTCGAGGTCAAGTCCACAGACCCATGGGAAGTCTTCGGGAAATATGATTGGTATACCCTCTCACCTGCAACAGGTGAAGCGGGTAAGACTTATACGGTAACTGTTACCTGCAAAGAGAATACCGCATTGGATGACCGCACAGACACTATTCACATCAAAAGCGACTATTGGACAGGCAAGCGCTTTGTGCTCACTCAGAAAGGTACAGCCTATCTGAATCTAGAAGGCGTGGAAATGATTAACCAAGAGGGCGACGCTATGACATTCAACGTACTCAGTAACCAAAAGTGGAGTGCCGAAGTGACAGAAGGCGACATCTGGCTCTCTGTCCGAGGTAGCAACGGAAAAATTGAAGGTGAGCAAAACGGACAGATTACAGTAGAAGCAACTCCCAACACAGGTGAAATGAGAACGGGTGTAGTAACCATCTACGACCGCCACGGAAAAGTTGCCACGGAAGTGCGATGTACACAAGACGGTGTGTTGCTGACACCGGAAACACCTGAGAACGGCAAATGGTTTGCCATTTACGAGCAGGAACAGGAATTACGGATTTCCGTAGAGTCCAATGCGGAATGGACTGTCTATAAAGAGAATGAGCTGGATGACACATGGTACGACTTCGAGAAAACGTCCTTCTCCGGTTCCGAAGAGTTGGTAATCAAAGTATCCGAACATACAGGCTCCAGCGTCCGTACAGGGACAATTATACTGGCAACCAAAGCCGCGGAAGGCGCTACCCCGCTGACCAAGACTGTGAGGTTCAAGCAGGCGAATCCCAAACGTCCTGAAGTACATGGCATGGACGTAACATTAGGCACTCAATACGGTCCCGGCAGCTTGATGCCCGGACGCTACAACTTCTATTTCGAACCTTTCAATGCCAACTTCGAACTCTTCTTCATGTGGGGAGATGTGGAACTCCGTTTCCATGTCACCGACAACACCACCCTCCTGAGTACAAGACCTTGGTGTAGCGATGTGTTCGACGACAGATCTGATTGCCGCCACACTGTAGATTCCAGTCAACCCAATGTGCTGTCGTTTGAACTCCAGGAGAGTGTGACACCTACCGGCAGTTGGCTCTACACAGAGTGGATACTGAACGATAAGATAATCGCCAAAGCAACCAGCGACGGCGTGAGCGATGCGGACGGTACGAGTGACACGTGGAAAGTGCCATTCTCGCAACTCAGTTCCGGCGGAAGCTTCCTTGTCAGAGCAACAAGCGGCAGTCTCGTATTTACCAAATGGGAATACGTAGCTCCATTAAACTGGGGAGACTGATCCTTTCTTTAGCCCAAAAGCGCTTGTCCGCCTGACAACTATTCGGGCAAGCGCTTATAAAACTCATAATACATAAAACAAAAAAAAGAGTATGATGAAAAAAAAAATATTATTTATACTGAGCTTGGCATTCATCGGCATCTCCTGCTTTGCATGTCTGGACGATGATACAAAGTATGTCACCCAAAAGAAAACTAATTATCCGCTTACGGCTTTTGCCGTAGGAGTGAATAACGTACAAACGGGCACCACTTCCTATTATCATGGTAAAATAGACCAGACCACCCACAGGATAGAAATCGGAACCCTCGAGAATGCGAATGTCATCACCGACGTAGATTATACACTTATGGACGGAGCTACCATTTCACCGGATCCTGCCACTTTTATACAGAACTGGCAGAAAGAGCAGAAGGTGACTGTCACCACCGCAGATAATCAATCGACGACTTACACCATCGCATTACCGAAGTATGACGAAACATTGAGAGACATTATCTTTATAGACGATTTCAACGTGAACGGCATTCCTAACCCCGACAGTTGGGTACTCTGTCAAAGGTCAACATCGGACTGGTGCGACGAAATGTCCGAAAGCTACGACCAAGCGTATGTAGAAGACGGCAAACTGATACTAAAGGCAGAAAAAATAGGCAATGAATATCGTGCCGGTGGCATCGAGTCAATGGGTAAGGTCGACTTCACTTTCGGACGTGTTGAAGTTAGGGCAAGAATCCCCAATCATCCGGACGGAGCTTTCCCCGCTATCTGGTTAATGCCTCAGAAATCTGCCCCCTTATACAGCAGTTGGCCGAATGGCGGTGAGATTGACATTATGGAGCACATTCGGCAAGAGGACGTGATTTATCAGACTGTGCATACCCACTATACCTACGATTTGAACATCAAAGACCCTATCAACTCGACATCGGTAACTTGCAACTACGAGGACTGGAATATCTACGCCGTTGAATGGACAGAAAATAAAATTACATTCTTTGTCAACGACCAGGAAACTTTTTCTTATGAGAACCTCAAACTGACAAATGAAGAAGAAATGAAGCAGTGGCCTTTCACTAAAGATTCTTCTTTCTACATCATCCTGAACATGGGACTCGGAGGAAAAGCAGACTCATGGGCAGGTCCTATTGATGATACTAACCTACCTGCCATCATGGAAGTGGATTGGGTAAAGGTTAGCAAATTAAACTAATAGTTTTTAGAATTAAGGTAAAACCAAGTTTTTAGGAACTTCTTTATGAAAGAGGAATGGAAGCATAAACATACTTTATGACTTTCATTCCTCTAATTGTTACAATCAGCACTCTAGTATTAATCACGAACCGGTGTCGCCTCCCACCTTATCCTGTTTCCGGTAAGCAGAAGGAATCTCTCCTTTTATAGATTTGAATACCTTGCTGAAATAGCGTAAGGAGGAAAAGCCCACTACTTCAGAAATCTCAGTAATATTCATAGTGGTGGTTGTAAGTAACACGACAGACCGTTCAATACGCTGCTTATTCACATAGTCTATAATCCCCATACCCGTGATAGTTTTCACTTTATTGAACAACAATGAGCGACTGATGCACATATTAGTAGCCAAAAATGCGACATCCAGTTCCGGATTGCTCATGTTGTCCGCAATCAGCGTGTTCAGTTTCAGTAGGAAAGCCTCATCAGCATTACTGAAACTCATATCCTTATGCGTCAACAGTTTGTCGTCCTTGTAGCGTGCCCTGATCTGTTCACGCTGCCGCAGTTGGTTATGAATCAGTGCCAGCAAACTATCTATCTCAAAAGGCTTCGGAAAAAAAACGTCCGCCCCAGTCTTATAACCGGTGTACATATTTTGTGAATTATGATAGGCAGTTAATAATATGAATGGAATATGACTGATTTTCAAATTAGTCTTCACTTCCTTACATAGTTCAAACCCATTCATCCGAGGCATCATGACATCACTGATGATAATGTCCGGCAATCGGTCTTTGATTTGCTCCAACCCTTCTTTGCCATCCTTAGCAACGTATACACGAGCAAAGTAATTACCCAGCGTTTCTTTCAAATAATTTCGTAATTCGGAAGTATCTTCTACCACCATCACCGAATATTTTTTTAAGAAAGTATAATCAATCTTGTCCTGCTCATTCACTTCCACTCCTGTAGACGTATCTGCCTGCAACAGTTCTTGCCGCCCGTATGTATCCGCCAATAACGGTAACTCAAAATAGAACACCGCCCCTTTCCCATCTGTATTCGAAGCACCCACTTTTCCCTTATGATGGGCAATAAGGCTCTTCGCATAAGAAAGACCGATACCACTTCCTCCCTTCTCGTGTATCCCTTGATAGAAACTTGAGAAAAGAGAATCTGTATCCACCATATTCAGCCCCATTCCTTCGTCCTTGACAGAAATCCGCACTCGTCCTTCTCTCTCCAACAAACAGGTAATCAGCATTGTAGTAGTCTCCGGTTCACTGAACTTAAGTGCATTCATCAAAAAGTTAGAAAGAACGAACTCACACTTATTCTTATCAAAAGGAACCTTTCCTATCCGTTCATCCAGTTCATATTCCAGGCGGATACCCTTCACACGATATTCATCGGCAAATTTATCTCCGACAGACCGTACCCACTCATTCAGAGAATAGGGCAGGATATGCAACATATCTTTTCCCTCTTCCAGTTTCCGCACGTCAAGCACCATGTCGATAATGTTCTTCATTTGGTGTGCTTGCTTATAAATCGGAACCAATAACTTTTCTACCTCACGGTCACTACCTGGCTCATGATTAATAATGCGCTTCAACGGTGCACAAATCAGCGTGAGAGGTGTACGAAGTTCATGACTAATGTTTGTCAAGAAATTAATTTTCTCTTCATACATTTTGTTTTTCAGACGCAGAATTTCCCGTTTCTGTTTGGCTTTCTTTTTCCGGTAAAAATAGAAAGTAATTCCGTAAACTATTACCCCCATCAATATACACAGCCCTGCATAAAACCATCCGCGCTTCCACCAAGGGGGAACAACCACAACATGAAGAACCGGCTGCTTCACACTCCATCCCCCATTACGGGTATAATAAGAAGCAGTAATTGTATACTCCCCTATGGGGAGATGATTAATAACCAAAGAGTTTGAATTGGAATTAGCCAAGTCCTGCCCGATTTCTTCTATATTAAAGCGGAAAAAGTTTTTACGAAACACATCTTCCTCGTTCAACAGAACTTTCAGTTGTAAGGACGAGAAATTCCATGGAACACGAATCGTTTCAAAAGTTTTCTCCCGCTTTTCGGATAATGGAACCGGCAGTCCATTCAGCAGTACATCCAATAATTCAACGGTATGTTCTCCTTCCGTATCTAAATGAAAAGCAGAATTTATCACTGTCATCCCCATAGTACCACCTAAAAAAACATCTCCGTTATGAGCAAGGAGAGTAGCCTGAAAAAGATATTCATTAGGCAAAACTCCATCTACTTCGTCCAACGTAACAAAGTTCCCGGTAAGAGAAGAATACACAAACAAATATCGCCTCGTTCCTACCCATACCCGATGCTGACTATCAGTCACCACAGAAGATACTTCTTGAAACAGACTTGTCTTGATCAATTCACTCTCTCCTGTTCGTGGGTCACAACGTACCAGCCCCTCAGTAGATGCCAACCAAAAAATGCCATCTTCGTCACGCGATGCATCATTAATAATATATTTTCCCCGAAAAATCGTTTTGAAAACCCCTTCCGAAGAATCGTATTCACAAATGTTCTTCAAATCAACAAGATAGGTTTTCGTACCCACCGTTGCTATAATCAATGGGGAGTTTCGTTCGTATTCGCTCCCCATAGTGGCGACAATATCAAATTCACGGCGACTAATATCGTATACAAAAATATGTTGCCCACTGAAAAGAATCTTATCCGACGTTATCCGCCGGATATTGACAGAAAAACCATCAATACATTCACGGTCATTTGTCTCCTTATCAACCAAAATGAAAGGACGTATCCGCCCCGTCAATTTATGAAAAATAAAGAGTCCTTCGTTGAAAGAGGAAAATAACAGTTCATCAGGAGTATACTCGACAATAGCAACCACTTTCTTGTACATAGTAGAGGGATAATGCTTAAAAGTCCCTGTCGGTGGATCAAACCGATTGATTCCACCACCATCAGTCCCTACCCAGACCTTCCCGTCAGTATCTTGAAAGAAACTATTAATGGTCTGATTACTCAACCCATACAAATTGCCGAAAGGAACATTCCGATAAGAGCAGGCAAATACATTCCTTATGCCAATCAATCCCCTACGAATACTCCCCGCCCACATATTATTGGCAGGATCCAGATAAAGCCGATAGATGGTATTGGCAGGAAACGAATGGACATCATCCTGTTTCTGCTGAATGTCAGTAAACGAAAAATCATCCAAAGAGATGATACTAATTCCTCCACCATCGGTTGCCACCCAAAGTTGATTATCTTTTTCCACGATGTCGTGAACAACATCATATGTCAGCAACGAATTGGATGTTGTAAAATGTTTTAAAAGTTTGCCCTCTTGATAACAATACAGCCCACTTCCATAAACGCCTACCCACAGCCGCCTATGAGAATCTAAGAAAAGAGCAGTATAGCTCTTCGCGGTAAAAGTTTCTATTTTCTTTAACTCATGGGTTTTAATATTGAAAGAATATATGCCATTCCAACATGAATTGAGCAACACATGTTCGTCATCATAACGCACCATCTCCCAAAAAGGGACATAATAAGCAGGATCTTTTGCATAATATAAAGGTTCAAGTTTATTAGTGACATAATCATATTTATAAATATCACCTGAACCGCCCAACAAGACACCTCCTTCTACCAATAAACAGGAAGCAACATAAATCGGTTTGCCATTATTTGACAAAGTTTTAAAATTATCATTTTCTCTATTGTAAAGACAAATACCAACTGTTGTAGCTACCCACAAATTACATAAAGAATCTTCTGCTATAAAAATTATATTATCTGAAGGTAAGGTATTTTCATCTCCTGGCCGATGCAAATAATGTTTCAAATGATCACGATCGTAACAATTCAAGCCAGACTCCGTACCAATCCACAAATAGCCTCTATAATCATTCAGGATACATTGTACCCTTGACTGCGAAAGTCCTTCTTTAATTCCAAGCTGTTTATAATAATAGTAAGGTGACTGGCTTCGAAGGGAATGCACCATTCCGATAAAGAAGAACATTAAACATATTTTCAACAGAATCCTATTCATATTTAGTATGATATATAATATGAAATGTAAATATAAGCAATTCTATTTTAATAAAACTGTTTCATATCAAATTCTCACCACAATAGAGAACTTTTCTATTTCGGTGTCCATCTCCTCTACCCTGAAAAGGAAAAATCACAGTTACAACTAAATTATATCGAACTGAGGTTATTTTACTAAAAAATATTAGATTCTCCTTATATTATAAGGTAGGGAGAATCTTTTTTTCTACTTTTGTCTCCGAATATTGTGGTACAAGCCATTATAAAAGAAAGAATTATGCAGAAAAACCTTGTCATTGTCGAGTCTCCGGCAAAAGCAAAAACGATTGAAAAGTTTCTTGGGAAAGATTTCAAGGTCCTTTCAAGTTACGGACACATACGCGACCTGAAGAAGAAAGACTTCAGCATCGACGTAGAGAAGAATTTTAAGCCCAACTACGAAATCCCGGCAGACAAAAAGGCTTTGGTCAGCACACTGAAAGCAGAAGCGAAAGAAGCGGAAACCGTATGGCTCGCATCCGATGAGGACCGCGAGGGAGAGGCTATCGCCTGGCATCTGTATGAGGTCTTAAAACTAAAACCGGAAAACACAAAACGAATCGTATTCCATGAAATTACGAAGAGCGCTATCTTAAAAGCGATTGAACAACCACGCGATATAGACATCAACCTCGTGAATGCACAGCAGGCACGGCGTATCCTGGACCGCATTGTGGGTTTCGAACTGTCTCCCGTACTCTGGAGAAAAGTGAAACCGGCTCTTTCGGCAGGACGCGTACAGTCGGTTGCCGTCCGCCTGATAGTTGAGCGCGAACGCGAAATCCATGCTTTCAAATCGGAAGCGGCTTATCGTGTGACCGCCGTTTTCCTCGTGCCCGACACGGACGGAAAACTGGTGGAGATGAAAGCCGAACTGGCTCGCCGCATCAAAACTAAAAAAGAAGCAAAGGCTTTCCTCGAAGTTTGCCAGGGAGCTAATTTTGCTATCGAAGATATTACCACCCGTCCGGTGAAGAAAACGCCTCCTGCACCGTTCACGACTTCTACGTTGCAACAGGAAGCCGCCCGTAAACTGGGATATACCGTAGCACAGACCATGATGATTGCGCAACGCCTGTACGAATCGGGATTCATCACTTATATGCGTACGGACTCTGTCAACCTCTCGGAATTCGCAACGATAGGCAGCAAGGACGCCATCGTCAAGATGATGGGCGAACGTTATGTGCATCCCCGCCACTTTGAAACAAAGACCAAAGGCGCACAGGAAGCGCATGAGGCTATCCGTCCGACGTATATGGAAAACCAATCCGTAGAAGGCTCGGCACAGGAGAAGAAACTGTACGAACTGATTTGGAAACGTACTATCGCCTCACAGATGGCAGACGCGGAACTGGAAAAGACAACCGCAACCATCACGATAAGCGGCAGCAGCGATGTATTCACCGCTATCGGTGAAGTGATTAAGTTCGACGGATTCCTGCATGTTTACCGCGAATCTTATGACGACGACAGCGAGCAGGAAGATGAAAGCCGCCTGCTGCCTCCTTTGAAGAAGGGGCAGAAACTGGAACACGGTCCTATCACCGCCACCGAACGTTTCACTCAACGCCCGCCACGCTATACGGAAGCCAGCCTTGTACGCAAGTTGGAAGAACTGGGTATCGGACGTCCGTCTACGTATGCGCCTACTATTTCTACTATCCAGCAACGCGAGTATGTAGAAAAGGGAAACAAGGACGGGGAAGAACGCAACTTTAATGTGATGACTCTGAAAGACAATCAGATTAAAGACGAGAATCATTCCGAAATTACCGGTGCGGAAAAATCCAAGTTATTCCCCACGGATACGGGTACGGTGGTGAACGACTTCCTGACCGAATACTTCCCGGATATTCTGGACTTCAACTTTACGGCAAGTGTGGAAAAGGACTTCGACGAGATTGCGGAAGGCGGAGTGCAATGGACTTCCATCATGAAGACTTTCTATGATAAATTCCATCCGTCGGTAGAAAACACATTGGCTATCAAGACAGAACATAAGATAGGGGAACGCATGTTGGGAGAAGACCCGGAAAGCGGCAAGCCTGTTTCGGTGAAAATCGGGCGCTTCGGTCCTATGGCACAAATCGGCACGGCAGAAGATGAAGAGAAGCCACGGTTTGCCCAATTGAAGAAAGGACAGTCCATAGAAACGATCACCCTGGAAGAAGTTCTTGAATTATTCAAGCTCCCCCGCACGCTGGGCGAGTATGAAGGAAAGACGGTCAGTGTAGGTATCGGTCGTTTCGGTCCTTACATTTTGCATAATAAGGTATATGTATCTTTGCCGAAGACAATAGATCCGATGAAAATCAATCTCGAAGAGGCGGAACTGCTGATTTTGGAAAAACGTAAGAAAGAAGCCGAACGCCACATCAAGAAGTTTGAGGAAGAACCGGAACTGGAAATTCTGAATGGCCGTTTCGGACCCTATATTACTTATAAAGGTAACAACTATAAGATTCCTAAAGATATCGTCCCGCAGGATTTGAGTTTGCAGAGTTGCATGGAGCTAATCAAGATACAAGACGAAAAAGGAGCTACTTCTGCACCAAAAAAGAAGTT
The DNA window shown above is from Bacteroides faecium and carries:
- the topA gene encoding type I DNA topoisomerase, with protein sequence MQKNLVIVESPAKAKTIEKFLGKDFKVLSSYGHIRDLKKKDFSIDVEKNFKPNYEIPADKKALVSTLKAEAKEAETVWLASDEDREGEAIAWHLYEVLKLKPENTKRIVFHEITKSAILKAIEQPRDIDINLVNAQQARRILDRIVGFELSPVLWRKVKPALSAGRVQSVAVRLIVEREREIHAFKSEAAYRVTAVFLVPDTDGKLVEMKAELARRIKTKKEAKAFLEVCQGANFAIEDITTRPVKKTPPAPFTTSTLQQEAARKLGYTVAQTMMIAQRLYESGFITYMRTDSVNLSEFATIGSKDAIVKMMGERYVHPRHFETKTKGAQEAHEAIRPTYMENQSVEGSAQEKKLYELIWKRTIASQMADAELEKTTATITISGSSDVFTAIGEVIKFDGFLHVYRESYDDDSEQEDESRLLPPLKKGQKLEHGPITATERFTQRPPRYTEASLVRKLEELGIGRPSTYAPTISTIQQREYVEKGNKDGEERNFNVMTLKDNQIKDENHSEITGAEKSKLFPTDTGTVVNDFLTEYFPDILDFNFTASVEKDFDEIAEGGVQWTSIMKTFYDKFHPSVENTLAIKTEHKIGERMLGEDPESGKPVSVKIGRFGPMAQIGTAEDEEKPRFAQLKKGQSIETITLEEVLELFKLPRTLGEYEGKTVSVGIGRFGPYILHNKVYVSLPKTIDPMKINLEEAELLILEKRKKEAERHIKKFEEEPELEILNGRFGPYITYKGNNYKIPKDIVPQDLSLQSCMELIKIQDEKGATSAPKKKFAKKK